AGTCAGTTGATGTTGTTCCTTATCAGAGTTTATTTTCTTTGGAGTAATAGCTTGCTTGCTATCACCTACCTTCAACCAATAATTAACTTTTAATGGATCTCCATCAAGCGTCATATTCACATTCACTTTGGTCGTACCATAAGCAATTGTAGGTCCAGTAGTAATTGCAAACTTATTATCCAGACTATTCACTTTGAGAGTCAACGGTTCTTCATTGGTTTTTGAAAGTATATCAACCGCATTTAAAGTGAAAAGATGTTCTGCGTCCCCTTCTTTATATTCCAAGAAAGGGATAACATCCGTAAAATCAATCATCGCTATCTTATCCTTCTTGTCACTTAGGCCTACGATTTTCAATCCTAACTCTTGCATTTTTTCTAAAATATCGGCAGGCACATTAGCCAAGTCCACCGATTCCGGCCATCCTTGCTCAATCAAAGTATTGGAGCGAGTTGTCAAATTACAATGGGCAATCCCACCAGCCGCATTCAAATATGCGTAAATCTGTGATGATTCGGCACTTTTACCTTCAACAACAGACAATGCTTCTGTCCCAAATCCATTCGCTTTCAGATAAGGAGCCGGAGCACTTAACGCTTCGTCAGAAACATCAATTGTTATTGGTTCCTGATTTGGAATATCGTCACTGAACGATATATTTACCATTGATGAACCTGCATCCACATCAAGCGTCAAAATATAAGCATGACGGGCTTCTGCTAAAAAAGTTTTTGCTTGCACAGTCACTTCCTGACTGCTACCTTGCTTTTTGCGAAATGTGGTACGGACTTGCAGCTCTCCCGGTTTAAAATATCCATAGCGTTCTTCCGACTGTTCAAACTTTACTATGTTATTTAAAGAAGAAGTAACTTCGGAAGAGTAGGAAGAAAAGAATTCTTTAAAAGCATCCGTATAAGTAATCTTTAGTTTTGCATTCGCTAAATAGCAAGTCACTTTCACATTAGTCGTTTTTCCTTTCGATATAGTAAACGATTGATTACCTTCAAAATATGGTAATTCAAATCCTTCATTTTCGACATCACTATACGAAGCAACCGCTGTATAATTTCCCGAACGAAGTGTCAGTTCATCATCCGCAAAAAAATCCGCCAAAGTAGCCCATTTTCCACGAAGAGTTTCTCCTTTAAATATGGAAAAAGAGAAATCATTTACATCAGGAACTCCCTGTTCTGTTCCGTCACCCACCCGGGTATTGGTTCCCACTACCACCTCGGGATTTGCATTAACCTGTACATGTAATGTCCCACTTCCTTCACTACCTTCATCACGTTCTGAAGAACAAGAAAAAAACAGAGGCAAAAGACATATACAAAAAGCTAGTTTTACTAGTTGTCTGTTACTCATCTCTCTAGAATCTCTAAAATGTATAAAACTGAACGTAAAAGTACAGTTTTACTTTTTTATAATAAAGTATCCAAAGAAAGTTTTATTTCCAAATATGAAAATAGGAACACAATTAGCATATTACATCTAAAAAACAGACCATTTTAAAGAGGAAAAACACAAAAGTTCTGTCTTTCATATGAAAAACAGAACTTTCCTTATTCAAGTTGAGAGTGTTAACAGAACTTATTTGTCGATATCCGGCATCAGGACGACTCCGAGCTTTTTCTTCCCATCCATCTTGACAATCATCGGTTTTTTAAAACGGACGTGACGAAGGTATTTTGTTTCTTCCACTGCCGGCTGTGCGTTGAGGAATTCCTGGTTATAAATCCCATCATTCATAAAGGCATTGATGGTGAAATAACCCACACCAAAAGAAGTCAAGTTCTGGAAGAAGTGCGTGCCTTGACTGGGGTCTACGCGATAGTTGGTCAATCCGGCTTCTACGATTACACGGGCGGCGGAGATGTGCGGCCACTTCACCGGGATACCCAGCCATGTGTCACTACTTCCCCAACGTCCCGGCCCGACAAGCACATAATTCTTGCCTTCGTTCAGGAATTGCTGGTTTATCTTTTCTATCTCCCAGGCAATAGTTTGATTATTCGAAGCACTGTAACCGTCGGTCTTGACATAGACAACATCACAAATGTCATTCATAATGCCATGCCCCAGTGAGTTATAAGAACGAAGCACTACATCCTCGTCCGGTATCTCGTTCAAATCTTCATCCAAAATTTCCTTGCTGTCTACGATGGGACGGATTTGCAGCAGATAGAACGTACCCGTCTTATCCTGCTCACGGCTTAGCGTAGCTGCAAATTCGATTTCAACAGGACGGCGCATCTCCTGTTCACTGTACTTCAACACTAATTGAAGAATACGTGCCAACGGGAAAACATCATGTTGCAGAATATTGGCAAACGTGATTACTTTACGTCCTCCCGGATACAAGCCATCCCGGATAATTTGGTCATACGGGTCGTATGTGGAAGCGATGTAGCGCAAAGCCCCGTCATTTTCCGCCTCTTTCACGTGAAGCTTCAAGAGGTTGAAGCCATCGTCGATAGAGAAATCATGCCCTGCGTTCTTCAAGTCCAAAGCATAGAAACGGGTTTGTGTTTCTTTCAGAGCTATTTCCATTTCGCTGGTTTGCAATACCTGGTTCGGGTGATAAGGAGAGAAACGGAGTGTCATGCCACCATCCACAATATATTTCCCTAATCCTAAAGCCAGGTTTACCGTTCCTTCTTCCGCCTTTTCATCGCCCAACGGATAATAATTCAATGAACGGGCCACACCGGACATGGAAGGATAATAGCGGTCGCCATACTGATTACCCACCACTTCCTGCAAGATTACAGCCATTTTCTCCTGGTCGATTACATTCGAGGTAGCCTGCATATACGCCTTACTATCGCGGAAATAGACCGAAGCATATACCCCCTTGATAGCATCGGAAAGCATACGCAACATCTCATAGCGGTCGTCCAGATAAGGAACCATATATGTATTGTAGATTCCGGCAAAAGGCTGATAGTGAGAATCCTCTAATAAAGAAGAAGAGCGGATGGCAATCGGAGACTTCACTACATCAAAGAAAGTGAAGAAATCCTCTACCAGTCTGTCCGGCAATTTTGCTTTCAGGAAATATCTCAGAATCGTATCGTCGTCCGCATCCGAAAGGGCAATCTGATACAGATTATTGGCATCCATAAATTCATCGAACACATCCGTACAGAGCACCACCGTCTTGGGAATAGCAACCCGTGCATTCTCGAACTCGTCAAACTCCGGATGACGTTTCACCATATTGTCTATAAAAGCCAGTCCGCGTCCTTTTCCGCCTAATGAACCGTCGCCGATACGGGCAAAATTGGAGTAGCGGTCGAAACGGTCGCGCTTGAACACCGCCACGACCCCTTGATTCTTCATTTTGCGGTATTTTACGATAGCCTCGAAGATAATGCGGCGATGAGCATCCACATCTTGAAGACTGCTCCAGGTGATAGGCTTCAAGAATTCCGCCACAGGAAACATAGCCCGCGAATAAAGCCAACGGGACACGTGATTGCGGCTGATATGATATAGGAAAGATTCGGCAGGCACGGCAAACAGGATATTCTGCAACTCCTTCAGATTACGAACGTGCGCTATCTCCTCACCCGTCTCAGGATTGCGGAAAACAAAATCACCGAAACCGAAATTGTCAGAAACGATACGGCGCAAATCGACGTCCATCTTCTTCGAGTTCTTATCAATAAAGCTCGCACCGTATTTCGCTGCATAAGAGGAGTTTTCCGATTCGGACGACTGGATAATCAAAGGAACAAACGGATCATTCTTGCGAATCTCGGCACATAACTTGATACCTGCCAGACCGTCTTTCTCCCCCCGTTCCACTTTCGGGAAACGCACGTCGGTGATTACACCTAATATATTATTCTGATATTTGTGATAAATCTCCATCGCTTCCTGATATGTACGCGCCAACACGATTTTAGGACGCCCGCGCATACGAAGCGTACGTTGATGCGCATTCAGAGCTTCCGTAGAGAATTCCTGGCTTTGCTGCAACACGAACTTATACAGATTCGGCAGAATGGAAGAATAGAAGCGTATACCATCTTCTACCAGCAGAATCAACTGCACGCCCACTTCCTGCACATCATGTTCCAGATTCATCTTATCTTCCATCAACTTGATGATAGACACCAACAGGTCGGTATTGCCCAACCAGCAGAACACGTATTCAAACGCGCTCAAATCCTCGTTGATGATTCGTTTCGTGATACCATGACTAAAAGGAGTCAGAATAACGATAGGAATATGCTCGTATTTCTCCTTGATATGCCGGCCGATGTCAAAACTGTCGTTATCCCCCGTACCCGGCATACAAATCACCAGGTCGAATGACATATTCTCCAACTGAGCCAACGCTTCCTCTTCCGTAGACACCTGCGAGAACCGGGGCGGATAACGCAGAGACAATGAAGTATATTCATTGAAAATCTTCTCGTCAATGCGTCCGTCATCTTCGAGCATGAAAGCATCATAAGGGTTGGCTATTAACAACACGTTAAAAATTCGCCGGGTCATTAAATTAGCAAATTGCGTATCTTTGAAGTAAAGCTGGTTTAATTTATATTTACTGAGCATAAAGTCATCTCCTTTCTTATTTCAAATCGTCTATCTACAGAATCACATTTTGCAAAGTTAATTCTTTAAATCTCATTTTCCATCATCTTCTTTATAAAGTTTACTTGTTTATCTCTTATTATTTTGTAGATTTGTAACTTTAAGTTTATTCAAAAAGACTTTTTATTCACATGAAAAAAGCAACTTTATTAATGAGTGGAATCATGGTGATGTCATGCGCTCCCCAACAAAAAAAGCTGGTCTACCCCGAGACGGCAAAGGTAGACACTGTAGATGTGTACTTCGGCACACAAGTTCCCGACCCTTACAGATGGTTGGAAAATGACACCAGCGCAGCCACTACTGCCTGGGTAGAAGCACAAAACAAAGTAACGAATGAGTATCTTAGCCAGATCCCGTTCCGCGAAAACCTACTGAAACGATTGACAACACTGGCCGATTACGAGAAGATCAGTGCTCCGATCAAGAAACATGGAAAGTATTATTTCAGTAAAAATGACGGTCTGCAGAACCAGAGTGTATTCTATGTGCAGGATTCACTGGACGGAGAACCGCGTGTTTTTCTCGATCCGAACAAACTATCGGACGACGGAACAGTAGCACTGACCGGTCTTTATTTCTCAAACGATGGCAAGTATACCGCTTACAGTATTTCACGCAGCGGATCGGACTGGTCTGAAATTTATGTAATGGATACCGAAAGCGGAAAACTACTGGAAGACCACATCGAATGGGCCAAATTTACCGGTGCCGCCTGGCAGGGAGACGGTTTCTATTACAGCGCCTATGATGCACCATCCAAAGGAAAAGAGTTCTCCAACGTGAACGAAAATCACAAAATCTATTATCACAAAATCGGTGAGCCACAGTCAAAAGATAAACTGATTTATCAGAATCCTGCTTATCCGAAACGTTTCTATACATCGAGCACCAATGAAGACGAACGGATTCTCTTCCTAACGGAATCCGGCGCCGGAAGAGGTAACAACCTGTTTATACAGGATTTGAAAAAGCCGAATTCACCCTTCATCCAGCTGACTACAGACCTCGACTACCAATATTACCCAATCGAAGTTATCGGCGACCAGATTTATATTTATACCAACTACGGTGCACCGAAAAACCGAATCATGGTAGCCGACATCAACCGTCCGAAGCTGGAGGAATGGAAAGAGCTCGTACCCGAATCGGAAGCTGTTCTTTCAAATGCGGAAGTGATCGGTGGCAAGCTGTTCCTTACTTATGACAAAGATGCCTCGAACCACGCATACGTTTACGGTCTCGACGGTAAACAAATTCAGGAAATCCAACTGCCGTCACTCGGTTCCGTAGGCTTTAGCGGCAACAAAGACGACAAAGAATGTTTCTTCGGATTCACTTCATTCACCATACCGGGTGCTACCTACAAATACGACATGGAACAGAATACCTACGAACTATATCGTGCCCCGAAAGTACAATTCAACTCAGACGATTTTGTGACCGAACAAGTATTCTTCGCCAGCAAAGACGGCGTAAAAATTCCGATGTTCCTTACTTATAAGAAAGAGTTGAAGAAAGACGGCAAAAACCCTGTATTCCTCTACGGATACGGTGGCTTCGGTATCAGCCTCAACCCGGGCTTCAGCGCCACACGTATTCCATTCCTCGAAAATGGGGGTATCTACGCACAAGTAAACCTGCGCGGTGGTAGTGAATACGGCGAAGACTGGCACGTAGCCGGAACTAAAATGCAGAAACAGAACGTATTCGACGATTTCATCTCTGCTGCCGAATATCTGATCGACCAGAAATATACGAATAAAGATAAAATCGCCATTGTAGGAGGTTCCAACGGTGGTCTGTTGGTAGGTGCCTGCATGACACAGCGTCCTGACCTGTTCCGTGTAGCGATCCCGCAGGTAGGTGTGATGGATATGCTCCGCTACCATAAATTCACTATCGGCTGGAACTGGGCAAGCGATTACGGCACAAGCGAAGACAGCAAAGAGATGTTTGAATACCTCAAAGGCTACTCTCCACTGCACAACCTGAAGCCGGGCACGAAATATCCGGCAACACTGGTCACTACCGCCGACCATGACGACCGTGTAGTCCCTGCCCACTCATTCAAGTTTGCCGCTACCCTGCAAGCCGACAACGACGGT
The Bacteroides caecimuris DNA segment above includes these coding regions:
- a CDS encoding PEP/pyruvate-binding domain-containing protein, producing MLSKYKLNQLYFKDTQFANLMTRRIFNVLLIANPYDAFMLEDDGRIDEKIFNEYTSLSLRYPPRFSQVSTEEEALAQLENMSFDLVICMPGTGDNDSFDIGRHIKEKYEHIPIVILTPFSHGITKRIINEDLSAFEYVFCWLGNTDLLVSIIKLMEDKMNLEHDVQEVGVQLILLVEDGIRFYSSILPNLYKFVLQQSQEFSTEALNAHQRTLRMRGRPKIVLARTYQEAMEIYHKYQNNILGVITDVRFPKVERGEKDGLAGIKLCAEIRKNDPFVPLIIQSSESENSSYAAKYGASFIDKNSKKMDVDLRRIVSDNFGFGDFVFRNPETGEEIAHVRNLKELQNILFAVPAESFLYHISRNHVSRWLYSRAMFPVAEFLKPITWSSLQDVDAHRRIIFEAIVKYRKMKNQGVVAVFKRDRFDRYSNFARIGDGSLGGKGRGLAFIDNMVKRHPEFDEFENARVAIPKTVVLCTDVFDEFMDANNLYQIALSDADDDTILRYFLKAKLPDRLVEDFFTFFDVVKSPIAIRSSSLLEDSHYQPFAGIYNTYMVPYLDDRYEMLRMLSDAIKGVYASVYFRDSKAYMQATSNVIDQEKMAVILQEVVGNQYGDRYYPSMSGVARSLNYYPLGDEKAEEGTVNLALGLGKYIVDGGMTLRFSPYHPNQVLQTSEMEIALKETQTRFYALDLKNAGHDFSIDDGFNLLKLHVKEAENDGALRYIASTYDPYDQIIRDGLYPGGRKVITFANILQHDVFPLARILQLVLKYSEQEMRRPVEIEFAATLSREQDKTGTFYLLQIRPIVDSKEILDEDLNEIPDEDVVLRSYNSLGHGIMNDICDVVYVKTDGYSASNNQTIAWEIEKINQQFLNEGKNYVLVGPGRWGSSDTWLGIPVKWPHISAARVIVEAGLTNYRVDPSQGTHFFQNLTSFGVGYFTINAFMNDGIYNQEFLNAQPAVEETKYLRHVRFKKPMIVKMDGKKKLGVVLMPDIDK
- a CDS encoding prolyl oligopeptidase family serine peptidase, with product MKKATLLMSGIMVMSCAPQQKKLVYPETAKVDTVDVYFGTQVPDPYRWLENDTSAATTAWVEAQNKVTNEYLSQIPFRENLLKRLTTLADYEKISAPIKKHGKYYFSKNDGLQNQSVFYVQDSLDGEPRVFLDPNKLSDDGTVALTGLYFSNDGKYTAYSISRSGSDWSEIYVMDTESGKLLEDHIEWAKFTGAAWQGDGFYYSAYDAPSKGKEFSNVNENHKIYYHKIGEPQSKDKLIYQNPAYPKRFYTSSTNEDERILFLTESGAGRGNNLFIQDLKKPNSPFIQLTTDLDYQYYPIEVIGDQIYIYTNYGAPKNRIMVADINRPKLEEWKELVPESEAVLSNAEVIGGKLFLTYDKDASNHAYVYGLDGKQIQEIQLPSLGSVGFSGNKDDKECFFGFTSFTIPGATYKYDMEQNTYELYRAPKVQFNSDDFVTEQVFFASKDGVKIPMFLTYKKELKKDGKNPVFLYGYGGFGISLNPGFSATRIPFLENGGIYAQVNLRGGSEYGEDWHVAGTKMQKQNVFDDFISAAEYLIDQKYTNKDKIAIVGGSNGGLLVGACMTQRPDLFRVAIPQVGVMDMLRYHKFTIGWNWASDYGTSEDSKEMFEYLKGYSPLHNLKPGTKYPATLVTTADHDDRVVPAHSFKFAATLQADNDGTNPTLIRIDSKAGHGAGKPMAKVLEEQADIYGFIMYNLGMRPKF
- a CDS encoding DUF4493 domain-containing protein, with protein sequence MSNRQLVKLAFCICLLPLFFSCSSERDEGSEGSGTLHVQVNANPEVVVGTNTRVGDGTEQGVPDVNDFSFSIFKGETLRGKWATLADFFADDELTLRSGNYTAVASYSDVENEGFELPYFEGNQSFTISKGKTTNVKVTCYLANAKLKITYTDAFKEFFSSYSSEVTSSLNNIVKFEQSEERYGYFKPGELQVRTTFRKKQGSSQEVTVQAKTFLAEARHAYILTLDVDAGSSMVNISFSDDIPNQEPITIDVSDEALSAPAPYLKANGFGTEALSVVEGKSAESSQIYAYLNAAGGIAHCNLTTRSNTLIEQGWPESVDLANVPADILEKMQELGLKIVGLSDKKDKIAMIDFTDVIPFLEYKEGDAEHLFTLNAVDILSKTNEEPLTLKVNSLDNKFAITTGPTIAYGTTKVNVNMTLDGDPLKVNYWLKVGDSKQAITPKKINSDKEQHQLTFVLPESQTSVMQIEANYLRRMKSVESTVEAPLYTLSLAYPGDVWTKKATVQVDKSIEDGWEFLCFNDGKEINPVYSVDNTSVSMTGLPAGEKIDLRIVKKDLEGDIVAASDELEINTESELQIPNSNFEQWYEKFVWKSDKISGISNGNQEIYTAYPYLEGENEPWWATRNDLSTAESDDQSYFYRYHLSTTYVNSNHSASSKIGISNKPCNGEYSAEIAVVGWGAGSTCSKKNSPNCRKKTSGCLFIGQYDKQSGEQYGHIFSSRPTQMSFIYRFHSINGESASAVVKIEHREDDGSIVVLGEGMLELTSSMATPVDTQGIVGIEYKNIQLSPTHISVEFLASTASTPSVNGYSGSLGLFAGYGDTRAIGNVLVIDDLVLEYAN